From a region of the Oncorhynchus keta strain PuntledgeMale-10-30-2019 chromosome 13, Oket_V2, whole genome shotgun sequence genome:
- the LOC118392742 gene encoding ubiquitin carboxyl-terminal hydrolase 7-like isoform X46, translating to MDHFCNFKVSDQEEKQVNIVEKFNRKLNIISDVCEHHGLYNQGATCYLNSVLQVLFMTNDFKEAIDSQVFEQEQQQEPESENKTGVGPQLKKLFEILKTSNAGTEDISSKLGIGNVFEQQDAAQYLEKILSLVNADVSKIFKGQLRHIATCLSPPGHPISDKSRPFWSLPLSMKDSSGFNKTFSVDDCWTEFFRSSTVSGDNKMYCDWCDEKADATIEFQMKDYPEILTLLLKRFQFDYNRMDYVKIDCLVKVPYTLQTARYTYELYAIVDHVGSLRGGHYTSRIKSHKDQKWYVFDDTYVRLLNQQPFMQGFETSRSAYLLMYKKLHAPDLQMNHGTSQDCSLTDPQCQSLLASGEGDVVEKRKEDIARNKGGDHSFVDIEEKREQGCVTETGEDNVEKREQVSVTETGEDNVEKREQGCVTETGEDNVEKREQVCVTETGEDNVEKREQVGVTETGEDNVEKREQVGVTETGEDNVEKREQVSVTETGEDNVEKREQGGVTETGEDNVEKREQGCVTETGEDNVEKREQGCVTETKREQSDMKETGEDNIKNGGVEREGERDVVQASREDPNEPSQSTRSPCSVNTNESRQIDLTLKRKGEDKQEGGDEIKEEKIGREQKEHPGEVKKKKKDSRRGRFNRSPFFV from the exons ATGGATCATTTCTGTAACTTCAAAGTCTCAGATCAAGAAGAGAAACAAGTTAACATAGTAGAGAAGTTCAACAGGAAACTCAACATCATATCAGATGTGTGTG AACACCATGGCCTGTATAATCAAGGAGCAACCTGTTATTTGAACAGTGTGCTGCAGGTCCTCTTCATGACCAATGACTTCAAAGAAGCCATAGACAG CCAAGTGTTTGAACAAGAACAACAACAGGAGCCGGAGTCAGAGAACAAGACTGGAGTTGGTCCTCAGTTGAAAAAGTTGTTTGAGATTTTAAAGACAAGCAATGCTGGCACAGAGGACATCTCATCAAAACTGGGAATTGGAAATG TATTTGAGCAACAAGATGCTGCTCAGTATCTAGAGAAGATTTTAAGCCTGGTCAATGCTGATGTGTCCAAG ATCTTCAAAGGACAATTGAGACACATCGCCACCTGTTTATCTCCACCTGGTCATCCAATTAGTGATAAAAGTCGTCCATTTTGGTCTCTGCCACTCTCGATGAAAGATTCCTCAGGCTTCAACAAAACTTTCAGTGTG GATGATTGCTGGACCGAGTTTTTCAGGTCTTCAACAGTTAGTGGGGACAATAAGATGTACTGTGATTGGTGTGACGAGAAAGCAGATGCAACCATT GAATTTCAGATGAAAGATTACCCAGAGATTCTAACTCTACTCCTCAAGAGGTTTCAGTTTGACTACAATAGGATGGATTATGTCAAAATCGACTGCTTGGTGAAAGTGCCTTACACATTGCAGACAGCG AGGTATACATATGAACTCTATGCCATTGTGGACCACGTGGGAAGTCTAAGAGGTGGACATTACACTTCTAGAATCAAGTCCCACAAAGATCAGAAGTGGTATGTGTTTGATGACACCTACGTTAGACTG CTCAATCAACAGCCATTTATGCAAGGTTTTGAAAC ATCCCGAAGTGCTTACTTGCTTATGTACAAGAAAT TGCATGCACCAGATCTTCAGATGAACCATGGAACCAGCCAAGACTGTTCACTCACTGACCCACAGTGCCAGTCCTTGCTAGCCagtggagaaggagatgtggtagagaaaagaAAGGAGGATATTGCAAGAAATAAAGGAGGGGATCATAGTTTTGTTGATATTGAAGAGAAGAGGGAACAGGGGTgtgtgacagagacaggagaggacaatgTAGAGAAGAGGGAACAGGTGAGtgtaacagagacaggagaggataaTGTAGAGAAGAGGGAACAGGGGTgtgtgacagagacaggagaggacaatgTAGAGAAGAGGGAACAG gtgtgtgtgacagagacaggagaagacAATGTAGAGAAGAGGGAACAG GTGGGtgtaacagagacaggagaggacaatgTAGAGAAGAGGGAACAG GTGGGtgtaacagagacaggagaggacaatgTAGAGAAGAGGGAACAGGTGAGtgtaacagagacaggagaggataaTGTAGAGAAGAGGGAACAGGGGGgtgtgacagagacaggagaggacaatgTAGAGAAGAGGGAACAGGGGTgtgtgacagagacaggagaggataaTGTAGAGAAGAGGGAACAGGGGTGTGtgacagagaccaagagagaacagagtgacatgaaagagacaggggaggataACATAAAAAACGGTGGTGTGGAAAGGGAAGGGGAACGTGATGTTGTGCAAGCGAGCAGAGAGGATCCCAATGAGCCAAGTCAGTCCACACGGTCTCCTTGCTCTGTGAACACAAATGAGAGCAGACAGATAGACTTGACTCTcaaaagaaaaggagaggacaAGCAAGAGGGAGGTGATGAGATAAAAGAGGAAAAGATAGGAAGAGAGCAAAAGGAGCACCCAGGAGAGgttaagaagaagaagaaggacagCAGAAGAGGAAGGTTTAATAGGAGTCCCTTTTTTGTCTAA
- the LOC118392742 gene encoding ubiquitin carboxyl-terminal hydrolase 7-like isoform X38 — translation MDHFCNFKVSDQEEKQVNIVEKFNRKLNIISDVCEHHGLYNQGATCYLNSVLQVLFMTNDFKEAIDSQVFEQEQQQEPESENKTGVGPQLKKLFEILKTSNAGTEDISSKLGIGNVFEQQDAAQYLEKILSLVNADVSKIFKGQLRHIATCLSPPGHPISDKSRPFWSLPLSMKDSSGFNKTFSVDDCWTEFFRSSTVSGDNKMYCDWCDEKADATIEFQMKDYPEILTLLLKRFQFDYNRMDYVKIDCLVKVPYTLQTARYTYELYAIVDHVGSLRGGHYTSRIKSHKDQKWYVFDDTYVRLLNQQPFMQGFETSRSAYLLMYKKLHAPDLQMNHGTSQDCSLTDPQCQSLLASGEGDVVEKRKEDIARNKGGDHSFVDIEEKREQGCVTETGEDNVEKREQVSVTETGEDNVEKREQGCVTETGEDNVEKREQVSVTETGEDNAGKREQGCVTETGEDNVEKREQVCVTETGEDNVEKREQVGVTETGEDNVEKREQVSVTETGEDNVEKREQGGVTETGEDNVEKREQGCVTETGEDNVEKREQGCVTETKREQSDMKETGEDNIKNGGVEREGERDVVQASREDPNEPSQSTRSPCSVNTNESRQIDLTLKRKGEDKQEGGDEIKEEKIGREQKEHPGEVKKKKKDSRRGRFNRSPFFV, via the exons ATGGATCATTTCTGTAACTTCAAAGTCTCAGATCAAGAAGAGAAACAAGTTAACATAGTAGAGAAGTTCAACAGGAAACTCAACATCATATCAGATGTGTGTG AACACCATGGCCTGTATAATCAAGGAGCAACCTGTTATTTGAACAGTGTGCTGCAGGTCCTCTTCATGACCAATGACTTCAAAGAAGCCATAGACAG CCAAGTGTTTGAACAAGAACAACAACAGGAGCCGGAGTCAGAGAACAAGACTGGAGTTGGTCCTCAGTTGAAAAAGTTGTTTGAGATTTTAAAGACAAGCAATGCTGGCACAGAGGACATCTCATCAAAACTGGGAATTGGAAATG TATTTGAGCAACAAGATGCTGCTCAGTATCTAGAGAAGATTTTAAGCCTGGTCAATGCTGATGTGTCCAAG ATCTTCAAAGGACAATTGAGACACATCGCCACCTGTTTATCTCCACCTGGTCATCCAATTAGTGATAAAAGTCGTCCATTTTGGTCTCTGCCACTCTCGATGAAAGATTCCTCAGGCTTCAACAAAACTTTCAGTGTG GATGATTGCTGGACCGAGTTTTTCAGGTCTTCAACAGTTAGTGGGGACAATAAGATGTACTGTGATTGGTGTGACGAGAAAGCAGATGCAACCATT GAATTTCAGATGAAAGATTACCCAGAGATTCTAACTCTACTCCTCAAGAGGTTTCAGTTTGACTACAATAGGATGGATTATGTCAAAATCGACTGCTTGGTGAAAGTGCCTTACACATTGCAGACAGCG AGGTATACATATGAACTCTATGCCATTGTGGACCACGTGGGAAGTCTAAGAGGTGGACATTACACTTCTAGAATCAAGTCCCACAAAGATCAGAAGTGGTATGTGTTTGATGACACCTACGTTAGACTG CTCAATCAACAGCCATTTATGCAAGGTTTTGAAAC ATCCCGAAGTGCTTACTTGCTTATGTACAAGAAAT TGCATGCACCAGATCTTCAGATGAACCATGGAACCAGCCAAGACTGTTCACTCACTGACCCACAGTGCCAGTCCTTGCTAGCCagtggagaaggagatgtggtagagaaaagaAAGGAGGATATTGCAAGAAATAAAGGAGGGGATCATAGTTTTGTTGATATTGAAGAGAAGAGGGAACAGGGGTgtgtgacagagacaggagaggacaatgTAGAGAAGAGGGAACAGGTGAGtgtaacagagacaggagaggataaTGTAGAGAAGAGGGAACAGGGGTgtgtgacagagacaggagaggacaatgTAGAGAAGAGGGAACAGGTGAGtgtaacagagacaggagaggataaTGCAGGGAAGAGGGAACAGGGGTgtgtgacagagacaggagaagacAATGTAGAGAAGAGGGAACAG gtgtgtgtgacagagacaggagaagacAATGTAGAGAAGAGGGAACAG GTGGGtgtaacagagacaggagaggacaatgTAGAGAAGAGGGAACAGGTGAGtgtaacagagacaggagaggataaTGTAGAGAAGAGGGAACAGGGGGgtgtgacagagacaggagaggacaatgTAGAGAAGAGGGAACAGGGGTgtgtgacagagacaggagaggataaTGTAGAGAAGAGGGAACAGGGGTGTGtgacagagaccaagagagaacagagtgacatgaaagagacaggggaggataACATAAAAAACGGTGGTGTGGAAAGGGAAGGGGAACGTGATGTTGTGCAAGCGAGCAGAGAGGATCCCAATGAGCCAAGTCAGTCCACACGGTCTCCTTGCTCTGTGAACACAAATGAGAGCAGACAGATAGACTTGACTCTcaaaagaaaaggagaggacaAGCAAGAGGGAGGTGATGAGATAAAAGAGGAAAAGATAGGAAGAGAGCAAAAGGAGCACCCAGGAGAGgttaagaagaagaagaaggacagCAGAAGAGGAAGGTTTAATAGGAGTCCCTTTTTTGTCTAA
- the LOC118392742 gene encoding uncharacterized protein LOC118392742 isoform X32 yields the protein MDHFCNFKVSDQEEKQVNIVEKFNRKLNIISDVCEHHGLYNQGATCYLNSVLQVLFMTNDFKEAIDSQVFEQEQQQEPESENKTGVGPQLKKLFEILKTSNAGTEDISSKLGIGNVFEQQDAAQYLEKILSLVNADVSKIFKGQLRHIATCLSPPGHPISDKSRPFWSLPLSMKDSSGFNKTFSVDDCWTEFFRSSTVSGDNKMYCDWCDEKADATIEFQMKDYPEILTLLLKRFQFDYNRMDYVKIDCLVKVPYTLQTARYTYELYAIVDHVGSLRGGHYTSRIKSHKDQKWYVFDDTYVRLLNQQPFMQGFETSRSAYLLMYKKLHAPDLQMNHGTSQDCSLTDPQCQSLLASGEGDVVEKRKEDIARNKGGDHSFVDIEEKREQGCVTETGEDNVEKREQVSVTETGEDNVEKREQGCVTETGEDNVEKREQVSVTETGEDNAGKREQGCVTETGEDNVEKREQVGVTETGEDNAGKREQVCVTETGEDNVEKREQVGVTETGEDNVEKREQVSVTETGEDNVEKREQGGVTETGEDNVEKREQGCVTETGEDNVEKREQGCVTETKREQSDMKETGEDNIKNGGVEREGERDVVQASREDPNEPSQSTRSPCSVNTNESRQIDLTLKRKGEDKQEGGDEIKEEKIGREQKEHPGEVKKKKKDSRRGRFNRSPFFV from the exons ATGGATCATTTCTGTAACTTCAAAGTCTCAGATCAAGAAGAGAAACAAGTTAACATAGTAGAGAAGTTCAACAGGAAACTCAACATCATATCAGATGTGTGTG AACACCATGGCCTGTATAATCAAGGAGCAACCTGTTATTTGAACAGTGTGCTGCAGGTCCTCTTCATGACCAATGACTTCAAAGAAGCCATAGACAG CCAAGTGTTTGAACAAGAACAACAACAGGAGCCGGAGTCAGAGAACAAGACTGGAGTTGGTCCTCAGTTGAAAAAGTTGTTTGAGATTTTAAAGACAAGCAATGCTGGCACAGAGGACATCTCATCAAAACTGGGAATTGGAAATG TATTTGAGCAACAAGATGCTGCTCAGTATCTAGAGAAGATTTTAAGCCTGGTCAATGCTGATGTGTCCAAG ATCTTCAAAGGACAATTGAGACACATCGCCACCTGTTTATCTCCACCTGGTCATCCAATTAGTGATAAAAGTCGTCCATTTTGGTCTCTGCCACTCTCGATGAAAGATTCCTCAGGCTTCAACAAAACTTTCAGTGTG GATGATTGCTGGACCGAGTTTTTCAGGTCTTCAACAGTTAGTGGGGACAATAAGATGTACTGTGATTGGTGTGACGAGAAAGCAGATGCAACCATT GAATTTCAGATGAAAGATTACCCAGAGATTCTAACTCTACTCCTCAAGAGGTTTCAGTTTGACTACAATAGGATGGATTATGTCAAAATCGACTGCTTGGTGAAAGTGCCTTACACATTGCAGACAGCG AGGTATACATATGAACTCTATGCCATTGTGGACCACGTGGGAAGTCTAAGAGGTGGACATTACACTTCTAGAATCAAGTCCCACAAAGATCAGAAGTGGTATGTGTTTGATGACACCTACGTTAGACTG CTCAATCAACAGCCATTTATGCAAGGTTTTGAAAC ATCCCGAAGTGCTTACTTGCTTATGTACAAGAAAT TGCATGCACCAGATCTTCAGATGAACCATGGAACCAGCCAAGACTGTTCACTCACTGACCCACAGTGCCAGTCCTTGCTAGCCagtggagaaggagatgtggtagagaaaagaAAGGAGGATATTGCAAGAAATAAAGGAGGGGATCATAGTTTTGTTGATATTGAAGAGAAGAGGGAACAGGGGTgtgtgacagagacaggagaggacaatgTAGAGAAGAGGGAACAGGTGAGtgtaacagagacaggagaggataaTGTAGAGAAGAGGGAACAGGGGTgtgtgacagagacaggagaggacaatgTAGAGAAGAGGGAACAGGTGAGtgtaacagagacaggagaggataaTGCAGGGAAGAGGGAACAGGGGTgtgtgacagagacaggagaagacAATGTAGAGAAGAGGGAACAGGTGGGtgtaacagagacaggagaggataaTGCAGGGAAGAGGGAAcaggtgtgtgtgacagagacaggagaagacAATGTAGAGAAGAGGGAACAG GTGGGtgtaacagagacaggagaggacaatgTAGAGAAGAGGGAACAGGTGAGtgtaacagagacaggagaggataaTGTAGAGAAGAGGGAACAGGGGGgtgtgacagagacaggagaggacaatgTAGAGAAGAGGGAACAGGGGTgtgtgacagagacaggagaggataaTGTAGAGAAGAGGGAACAGGGGTGTGtgacagagaccaagagagaacagagtgacatgaaagagacaggggaggataACATAAAAAACGGTGGTGTGGAAAGGGAAGGGGAACGTGATGTTGTGCAAGCGAGCAGAGAGGATCCCAATGAGCCAAGTCAGTCCACACGGTCTCCTTGCTCTGTGAACACAAATGAGAGCAGACAGATAGACTTGACTCTcaaaagaaaaggagaggacaAGCAAGAGGGAGGTGATGAGATAAAAGAGGAAAAGATAGGAAGAGAGCAAAAGGAGCACCCAGGAGAGgttaagaagaagaagaaggacagCAGAAGAGGAAGGTTTAATAGGAGTCCCTTTTTTGTCTAA
- the LOC118392742 gene encoding ubiquitin carboxyl-terminal hydrolase 7-like isoform X43 yields the protein MDHFCNFKVSDQEEKQVNIVEKFNRKLNIISDVCEHHGLYNQGATCYLNSVLQVLFMTNDFKEAIDSQVFEQEQQQEPESENKTGVGPQLKKLFEILKTSNAGTEDISSKLGIGNVFEQQDAAQYLEKILSLVNADVSKIFKGQLRHIATCLSPPGHPISDKSRPFWSLPLSMKDSSGFNKTFSVDDCWTEFFRSSTVSGDNKMYCDWCDEKADATIEFQMKDYPEILTLLLKRFQFDYNRMDYVKIDCLVKVPYTLQTARYTYELYAIVDHVGSLRGGHYTSRIKSHKDQKWYVFDDTYVRLLNQQPFMQGFETSRSAYLLMYKKLHAPDLQMNHGTSQDCSLTDPQCQSLLASGEGDVVEKRKEDIARNKGGDHSFVDIEEKREQGCVTETGEDNVEKREQVSVTETGEDNVEKREQGCVTETGEDNVEKREQVGVTETGEDNAGKREQGCVTETGEDNVEKREQVGVTETGEDNVEKREQVSVTETGEDNVEKREQGGVTETGEDNVEKREQGCVTETGEDNVEKREQGCVTETKREQSDMKETGEDNIKNGGVEREGERDVVQASREDPNEPSQSTRSPCSVNTNESRQIDLTLKRKGEDKQEGGDEIKEEKIGREQKEHPGEVKKKKKDSRRGRFNRSPFFV from the exons ATGGATCATTTCTGTAACTTCAAAGTCTCAGATCAAGAAGAGAAACAAGTTAACATAGTAGAGAAGTTCAACAGGAAACTCAACATCATATCAGATGTGTGTG AACACCATGGCCTGTATAATCAAGGAGCAACCTGTTATTTGAACAGTGTGCTGCAGGTCCTCTTCATGACCAATGACTTCAAAGAAGCCATAGACAG CCAAGTGTTTGAACAAGAACAACAACAGGAGCCGGAGTCAGAGAACAAGACTGGAGTTGGTCCTCAGTTGAAAAAGTTGTTTGAGATTTTAAAGACAAGCAATGCTGGCACAGAGGACATCTCATCAAAACTGGGAATTGGAAATG TATTTGAGCAACAAGATGCTGCTCAGTATCTAGAGAAGATTTTAAGCCTGGTCAATGCTGATGTGTCCAAG ATCTTCAAAGGACAATTGAGACACATCGCCACCTGTTTATCTCCACCTGGTCATCCAATTAGTGATAAAAGTCGTCCATTTTGGTCTCTGCCACTCTCGATGAAAGATTCCTCAGGCTTCAACAAAACTTTCAGTGTG GATGATTGCTGGACCGAGTTTTTCAGGTCTTCAACAGTTAGTGGGGACAATAAGATGTACTGTGATTGGTGTGACGAGAAAGCAGATGCAACCATT GAATTTCAGATGAAAGATTACCCAGAGATTCTAACTCTACTCCTCAAGAGGTTTCAGTTTGACTACAATAGGATGGATTATGTCAAAATCGACTGCTTGGTGAAAGTGCCTTACACATTGCAGACAGCG AGGTATACATATGAACTCTATGCCATTGTGGACCACGTGGGAAGTCTAAGAGGTGGACATTACACTTCTAGAATCAAGTCCCACAAAGATCAGAAGTGGTATGTGTTTGATGACACCTACGTTAGACTG CTCAATCAACAGCCATTTATGCAAGGTTTTGAAAC ATCCCGAAGTGCTTACTTGCTTATGTACAAGAAAT TGCATGCACCAGATCTTCAGATGAACCATGGAACCAGCCAAGACTGTTCACTCACTGACCCACAGTGCCAGTCCTTGCTAGCCagtggagaaggagatgtggtagagaaaagaAAGGAGGATATTGCAAGAAATAAAGGAGGGGATCATAGTTTTGTTGATATTGAAGAGAAGAGGGAACAGGGGTgtgtgacagagacaggagaggacaatgTAGAGAAGAGGGAACAGGTGAGtgtaacagagacaggagaggataaTGTAGAGAAGAGGGAACAGGGGTgtgtgacagagacaggagaggacaatgTAGAGAAGAGGGAACAG GTGGGtgtaacagagacaggagaggataaTGCAGGGAAGAGGGAAcag GGGTgtgtgacagagacaggagaggacaatgTAGAGAAGAGGGAACAGGTGGGtgtaacagagacaggagaggacaatgTAGAGAAGAGGGAACAGGTGAGtgtaacagagacaggagaggataaTGTAGAGAAGAGGGAACAGGGGGgtgtgacagagacaggagaggacaatgTAGAGAAGAGGGAACAGGGGTgtgtgacagagacaggagaggataaTGTAGAGAAGAGGGAACAGGGGTGTGtgacagagaccaagagagaacagagtgacatgaaagagacaggggaggataACATAAAAAACGGTGGTGTGGAAAGGGAAGGGGAACGTGATGTTGTGCAAGCGAGCAGAGAGGATCCCAATGAGCCAAGTCAGTCCACACGGTCTCCTTGCTCTGTGAACACAAATGAGAGCAGACAGATAGACTTGACTCTcaaaagaaaaggagaggacaAGCAAGAGGGAGGTGATGAGATAAAAGAGGAAAAGATAGGAAGAGAGCAAAAGGAGCACCCAGGAGAGgttaagaagaagaagaaggacagCAGAAGAGGAAGGTTTAATAGGAGTCCCTTTTTTGTCTAA
- the LOC118392742 gene encoding ubiquitin carboxyl-terminal hydrolase 7-like isoform X35: MDHFCNFKVSDQEEKQVNIVEKFNRKLNIISDVCEHHGLYNQGATCYLNSVLQVLFMTNDFKEAIDSQVFEQEQQQEPESENKTGVGPQLKKLFEILKTSNAGTEDISSKLGIGNVFEQQDAAQYLEKILSLVNADVSKIFKGQLRHIATCLSPPGHPISDKSRPFWSLPLSMKDSSGFNKTFSVDDCWTEFFRSSTVSGDNKMYCDWCDEKADATIEFQMKDYPEILTLLLKRFQFDYNRMDYVKIDCLVKVPYTLQTARYTYELYAIVDHVGSLRGGHYTSRIKSHKDQKWYVFDDTYVRLLNQQPFMQGFETSRSAYLLMYKKLHAPDLQMNHGTSQDCSLTDPQCQSLLASGEGDVVEKRKEDIARNKGGDHSFVDIEEKREQGCVTETGEDNVEKREQVCVTETGEDNVEKREQVGVTETGEDNVEKREQVSVTETGEDNVEKREQGGVTETGEDNVEKREQGCVTETGEDNVEKREQVGVTETGEDNVEKREQVSVTETGEDNVEKREQGGVTETGEDNVEKREQGCVTETGEDNVEKREQGCVTETKREQSDMKETGEDNIKNGGVEREGERDVVQASREDPNEPSQSTRSPCSVNTNESRQIDLTLKRKGEDKQEGGDEIKEEKIGREQKEHPGEVKKKKKDSRRGRFNRSPFFV, from the exons ATGGATCATTTCTGTAACTTCAAAGTCTCAGATCAAGAAGAGAAACAAGTTAACATAGTAGAGAAGTTCAACAGGAAACTCAACATCATATCAGATGTGTGTG AACACCATGGCCTGTATAATCAAGGAGCAACCTGTTATTTGAACAGTGTGCTGCAGGTCCTCTTCATGACCAATGACTTCAAAGAAGCCATAGACAG CCAAGTGTTTGAACAAGAACAACAACAGGAGCCGGAGTCAGAGAACAAGACTGGAGTTGGTCCTCAGTTGAAAAAGTTGTTTGAGATTTTAAAGACAAGCAATGCTGGCACAGAGGACATCTCATCAAAACTGGGAATTGGAAATG TATTTGAGCAACAAGATGCTGCTCAGTATCTAGAGAAGATTTTAAGCCTGGTCAATGCTGATGTGTCCAAG ATCTTCAAAGGACAATTGAGACACATCGCCACCTGTTTATCTCCACCTGGTCATCCAATTAGTGATAAAAGTCGTCCATTTTGGTCTCTGCCACTCTCGATGAAAGATTCCTCAGGCTTCAACAAAACTTTCAGTGTG GATGATTGCTGGACCGAGTTTTTCAGGTCTTCAACAGTTAGTGGGGACAATAAGATGTACTGTGATTGGTGTGACGAGAAAGCAGATGCAACCATT GAATTTCAGATGAAAGATTACCCAGAGATTCTAACTCTACTCCTCAAGAGGTTTCAGTTTGACTACAATAGGATGGATTATGTCAAAATCGACTGCTTGGTGAAAGTGCCTTACACATTGCAGACAGCG AGGTATACATATGAACTCTATGCCATTGTGGACCACGTGGGAAGTCTAAGAGGTGGACATTACACTTCTAGAATCAAGTCCCACAAAGATCAGAAGTGGTATGTGTTTGATGACACCTACGTTAGACTG CTCAATCAACAGCCATTTATGCAAGGTTTTGAAAC ATCCCGAAGTGCTTACTTGCTTATGTACAAGAAAT TGCATGCACCAGATCTTCAGATGAACCATGGAACCAGCCAAGACTGTTCACTCACTGACCCACAGTGCCAGTCCTTGCTAGCCagtggagaaggagatgtggtagagaaaagaAAGGAGGATATTGCAAGAAATAAAGGAGGGGATCATAGTTTTGTTGATATTGAAGAGAAGAGGGAACAGGGGTgtgtgacagagacaggagaggacaatgTAGAGAAGAGGGAACAG gtgtgtgtgacagagacaggagaagacAATGTAGAGAAGAGGGAACAG GTGGGtgtaacagagacaggagaggacaatgTAGAGAAGAGGGAACAGGTGAGtgtaacagagacaggagaggataaTGTAGAGAAGAGGGAACAGGGGGgtgtgacagagacaggagaggacaatgTAGAGAAGAGGGAACAGGGGTgtgtgacagagacaggagaggacaatgTAGAGAAGAGGGAACAGGTGGGtgtaacagagacaggagaggacaatgTAGAGAAGAGGGAACAGGTGAGtgtaacagagacaggagaggataaTGTAGAGAAGAGGGAACAGGGGGgtgtgacagagacaggagaggacaatgTAGAGAAGAGGGAACAGGGGTgtgtgacagagacaggagaggataaTGTAGAGAAGAGGGAACAGGGGTGTGtgacagagaccaagagagaacagagtgacatgaaagagacaggggaggataACATAAAAAACGGTGGTGTGGAAAGGGAAGGGGAACGTGATGTTGTGCAAGCGAGCAGAGAGGATCCCAATGAGCCAAGTCAGTCCACACGGTCTCCTTGCTCTGTGAACACAAATGAGAGCAGACAGATAGACTTGACTCTcaaaagaaaaggagaggacaAGCAAGAGGGAGGTGATGAGATAAAAGAGGAAAAGATAGGAAGAGAGCAAAAGGAGCACCCAGGAGAGgttaagaagaagaagaaggacagCAGAAGAGGAAGGTTTAATAGGAGTCCCTTTTTTGTCTAA